The sequence CAAACCTCAACCCCAAAACATTTGACAAATCATGGTATAAAGAATTGGGCCAACCGATGGGCAAAACATTGCAATCGGCGATTGCCGTCAATGCCATCGCCTTATGCGACCTTGCGACCTTCGCCAAAAGCAACGTCAAAGATTATGTCGTGCTGTTCAAAAAGAAAGACCTGGGCCACGAAAAACCCGATAGCCTATTAAAAAATGATTATAGTATTATTTTAATCGATAAGAACAAATTTCCCAACCTGGAGCATGAAAAGGCCAAGGCGTTTTTTGAGTGGATGTATAACAAGGATGGCACCGGCCGCGGTCAAACCCTTGCCACCCAATATCGCATCAATGACAAGCAAGTTTTCTTTAAATATTAATTATTATTAAACCACCTTACCGGGGAGCGGTTGGTCGGTGTGTTGTTCCAATACCTCATCCTTTTCATAGATATTGGCACTGACCGATTCCAATGACTGGGTTTTTTCTAAAAATTCTTGGTCCTCTATCGGTAACGGAATCACCGTGTTGCGTTTTAATACCTCAAGCGCGAAAATCGATGTTACGTCAAACAATCGCACGTTAATGCTTTTAACCAGACGACGGTAAAGTTCGTCATAGGCCGCCACGTCCTTAACCATGACCATCAATATATAATCATATTCGCCGGTGATGCGAAACAACGATACAACTTCAGGGAAACTGCGCGCCACCTTAACAAATGATTTTGCCCAATCGTCCGAATGGTCGTTGGTTTTTATCATGACAAAGGCCACCAGCGGGCATTCGACCTTGCGCGGGTCGATTAACATAACCGAACCCAGCAAGATTTTCTCTTCCTCCATTTTTTTTATTCTTTTCCAGCACGGGGTTGGTGATAACCCAATGCGCGAGGCTAAGTCCGCTACTGAAAGGCTGGCGTCCCGCTGTAGTAAATATAGTATTTTGTAATCAATGTCGTCGAGCCGATAGACCATGTTGTCGTCCTTTATCTGTTAAATTTTATTTTAATCTCCAATTACCCTTATTCGGCGAAATCTATTCTTTTTTGGAATAATTATCAAGTTGTTTTTCAACCAGAATGCAAAAAAAGGGGAAAGAAGTTCATTCTTTCCCCTTTTTTATCGATTTTTGTCTATAAAAAACAACTATTATAGACAAAAATTATCGTCTGATAGTGGATAAAATTAATTGCCCGATTTTATTTTATTAAAATCGTCATTCATAAATTTTACGACATCGTCGGCCAATGGCGTCTGAAACAATGCTTTTTTAGCATATTTTTCAGAATCGCTGACCACCGACGCGTCCAGCACCTCTTTAGACAGGTTCTTCATACCCACGCCATTGGAATGGGCATAACCAAACTCAGTCACCAAAGGAAGTGTGGTTTCGCGCGAAATGAGCGAATCAAAGAAGTCATAGACCTGTTCTGGTTTGGCACTGCTGGTTTTTAACCAGACATAACCACAGACAAAACTGGCCATGCCCTCTTTGGTATCGCGGTTCATTTTAATATTCAACCCTTCACCACGTAATGTGACGGGGGTTTCGTTCCAAGCCCAGGTGATTAAAACCTCACCTGTTTTCATACCACTGGCCAAATTTGGCCCGTCGGTCCAATAAAATTTATTGTTTTTATGGGCTTTTCGTAAAAAGTCCAAGGCTTTTTGATATTTTGGATCGCTTTGGCTTTTGATAGTGCTCCAATCGCGGGTGCCGGTGGCAACAAACCCTAAGCTTATCCAATCAGAAAAATTATCAGGCAATGAAACCCTACCCTTATATTTTGGGTCGATAAACACCTGCAACGATTTAACGTCGCTGGCGGGGACTTTATCGGCATTATAGGTAAGGGCCGTTTGACCAATATCATAAGGAATAATATAGACCTTGCCATCAACCACATAACCGGGTTGCTTGGCGTAAACGGCAGGAATATCCTTATAGTTTTTTAACTTGCTGACATCGATGGGTTGCAACAAGCCAGAATTGCGCCAGCGGTCCGCGCTGTAGCCGCATGGATGGGAAATGTCAGATTTGAAACCCGCCACCATTTTTGCCCTGGCTTCTTCTTCTTCAGCAAAAAGCGAAAAGGTAGGTTTCTTTTTATATTTGTCCATATAGGATTTATAATAGGCTGGGTTATCATAACCCGCCCAATCATAAACCCGAAGGTGGTTGGCGGCGCGCGCCGTGTCAGCAAACACCCCGACCATGGCCGAGGTCATTACGACTGCCGTTACAGCGGTCGATAAAAGTTGTTTTATTTTCATATAGAGGCTCCTTCCCTTAACAAAAAAACAATAAATGGTTTAAAACCGTCATTATGATAAGACTATTTTTAAAAAATACAAGAGTTTTTTTTATTTTTCTGTAAAAAAAAGAAATTTTTTAAGCCGGCAGGTTTGTTTTGGCAACCGCCGGGTTTTTATGCATGGTGTCAAGCCAAGCCGCCAGGTTTTTGTGCTTGGCACGCCAGCCGCCGGCGCCGCCAAATTCGGGAAACCGGAAATGTAAATAATCCAAACTGGTTATCAAGGCGGCGGTGGCGACATTCAGGTCGGTGCCGATGGTTTTTATATTTTTATCCATGAATTCTAAGCCATGGCTTGCCGCCATTACCTGACGTTTTATCCATGTATCGTCCAACGGCACGCCCGAGCATTCGTCATGCCGCATCTTGTTCTGGGCCATCAACACGGCGGCCATGCCGATGCCGTCGGCCACGGCGTGATGAAACATCAGGGTGGCCTGCGCGGCACTGCTGTTGGGAAAAAATGTGGTTTTGCCC is a genomic window of Hydrotalea sp. containing:
- a CDS encoding Lrp/AsnC family transcriptional regulator, with protein sequence MVYRLDDIDYKILYLLQRDASLSVADLASRIGLSPTPCWKRIKKMEEEKILLGSVMLIDPRKVECPLVAFVMIKTNDHSDDWAKSFVKVARSFPEVVSLFRITGEYDYILMVMVKDVAAYDELYRRLVKSINVRLFDVTSIFALEVLKRNTVIPLPIEDQEFLEKTQSLESVSANIYEKDEVLEQHTDQPLPGKVV
- a CDS encoding extracellular solute-binding protein, whose amino-acid sequence is MKIKQLLSTAVTAVVMTSAMVGVFADTARAANHLRVYDWAGYDNPAYYKSYMDKYKKKPTFSLFAEEEEARAKMVAGFKSDISHPCGYSADRWRNSGLLQPIDVSKLKNYKDIPAVYAKQPGYVVDGKVYIIPYDIGQTALTYNADKVPASDVKSLQVFIDPKYKGRVSLPDNFSDWISLGFVATGTRDWSTIKSQSDPKYQKALDFLRKAHKNNKFYWTDGPNLASGMKTGEVLITWAWNETPVTLRGEGLNIKMNRDTKEGMASFVCGYVWLKTSSAKPEQVYDFFDSLISRETTLPLVTEFGYAHSNGVGMKNLSKEVLDASVVSDSEKYAKKALFQTPLADDVVKFMNDDFNKIKSGN
- a CDS encoding glutathione S-transferase family protein, with protein sequence MQLLTSPNSLFGRKVLIAAHALGLSDKITIVATNPRADDATLRPKNPLGKIPALITDDGTAIADSFAIILYLQSLAGKTTFFPNSSAAQATLMFHHAVADGIGMAAVLMAQNKMRHDECSGVPLDDTWIKRQVMAASHGLEFMDKNIKTIGTDLNVATAALITSLDYLHFRFPEFGGAGGWRAKHKNLAAWLDTMHKNPAVAKTNLPA